In a single window of the Gemmatimonadaceae bacterium genome:
- a CDS encoding DUF2892 domain-containing protein gives MFDANESGLDRVVRITAGLALLSLGWSGAVAGGVGLAFKIIGFVPLLTGLFGWCPLYTLVHFNTEGGMHRTRTT, from the coding sequence ATGTTCGACGCCAACGAATCAGGGCTGGACCGGGTGGTCCGGATCACCGCGGGTCTCGCGCTGCTCTCGCTCGGCTGGAGCGGCGCGGTCGCCGGTGGCGTGGGGTTGGCGTTCAAGATCATAGGCTTCGTGCCCCTCCTGACGGGGCTCTTCGGGTGGTGTCCGCTCTACACGCTGGTGCATTTCAACACCGAGGGTGGAATGCATCGGACGCGAACGACCTAG
- a CDS encoding DinB family protein has protein sequence MHSEMVRILLARDLRALAREVDAYPNDELVWRTVPGISNSAGTLVLHVAGNLEHFIGAVLGRTGYVRDRDAEFSTRDLTRAELRGRIEAATKSVDATLAQLAPEQCEAEYPVPIGGRKVGTAAFLVHLATHLAYHLGQIDYHRRMLVPNAGTVDAMSIGKLPEYAP, from the coding sequence TTGCATTCCGAAATGGTCCGAATCCTGCTCGCGCGCGACTTGCGAGCGCTCGCACGTGAAGTGGACGCGTACCCGAACGACGAATTGGTCTGGCGCACCGTGCCCGGCATCTCGAACTCCGCCGGGACGCTGGTGCTGCATGTCGCCGGCAACCTCGAGCACTTCATCGGCGCGGTGCTCGGCCGCACCGGGTACGTGCGCGACCGGGACGCCGAGTTCAGCACGCGCGACCTGACACGCGCCGAGCTGCGCGGTCGGATCGAGGCCGCCACGAAATCGGTGGACGCTACGCTCGCGCAGCTTGCGCCGGAGCAGTGCGAAGCGGAGTATCCGGTTCCCATCGGCGGCCGCAAGGTCGGCACCGCCGCCTTTCTCGTCCATCTCGCCACGCACCTCGCGTATCATCTCGGCCAGATCGACTACCACCGGCGGATGCTCGTGCCGAACGCAGGCACGGTCGACGCGATGTCGATCGGCAAGCTGCCGGAGTACGCGCCCTGA
- a CDS encoding SGNH/GDSL hydrolase family protein — MRLSRPACIAAALALAACTTRPAQAPAVNAPDSVEIRLAERRRIAQERLLNDWAGLSRYRAANDSIPAPAPGENRVVYIGDSITESWASYFPALFPGKPYIGRGISGQTTPQILVRFRQDVVQLKPKVVVILAGTNDIAGNTGPSSLEMIQHNLASMAEIARANGIRVVLSSVLPAYDYPWKRGLEPAPKIVALNSWIRRYAEETGAVYLDYHSAMVAARGGLRAELTRDGVHPNAAGYAVMAPLADAAIARAMRLP, encoded by the coding sequence ATGAGATTGTCGCGACCGGCATGCATTGCGGCGGCTCTCGCGCTCGCCGCTTGCACGACGAGGCCCGCGCAAGCGCCGGCAGTCAACGCGCCCGACTCCGTCGAGATCCGCCTGGCCGAGCGCCGGCGGATCGCGCAGGAGCGGCTGCTCAACGACTGGGCGGGCCTGTCCCGGTATCGCGCCGCCAACGACAGTATCCCGGCGCCGGCGCCCGGCGAGAATCGCGTGGTGTACATCGGCGACTCCATTACCGAATCGTGGGCGAGCTACTTCCCCGCTCTTTTTCCCGGTAAGCCCTACATCGGACGTGGCATCAGCGGGCAGACTACGCCGCAGATCCTCGTGCGGTTCCGGCAGGATGTGGTGCAGCTGAAACCGAAGGTCGTCGTCATCCTCGCGGGGACCAACGACATCGCCGGCAACACGGGACCGTCGTCACTCGAGATGATCCAGCACAACCTTGCGTCGATGGCGGAGATAGCGCGCGCCAACGGCATCCGCGTAGTGCTGTCGTCCGTGCTGCCGGCCTACGACTATCCATGGAAGCGGGGACTGGAGCCGGCGCCGAAGATCGTGGCGCTCAACTCCTGGATCCGGCGCTACGCGGAAGAGACCGGCGCGGTGTATCTCGACTACCACTCGGCGATGGTCGCCGCACGCGGCGGGCTCCGCGCCGAGCTGACGAGGGACGGCGTGCATCCGAACGCCGCCGGCTACGCGGTCATGGCGCCGCTCGCGGATGCGGCCATCGCCAGAGCGATGCGGCTGCCCTAG
- a CDS encoding proline dehydrogenase family protein: MLRSSLLWASRNRTIERLVRSSRVVRPLVSRFMPGETIADALRAARTLRAEGTPSIITYLGENVASEAAADATVAEYERLLAALAARGADAHVSIKLTQFGWDLDRPRALDRVRAVARMAQAGGTTLAIDMESSAYVDSTVEAYETLAREFACAALCLQAYLHRTPADVRRLLAVRPYVRLVKGAYREPASVALQRREDVSARFRELARELLGHAGDGVRVAFGTHDLELLRRLRDDARELAVPPSAYEIQMLYGINSEARRALAAEGERVRVLISYGAAWYPWFMRRLAENPANLLHVVRGFGRRSARPSPAT; the protein is encoded by the coding sequence GTGCTGAGATCGTCGCTGCTGTGGGCTTCGCGGAACCGCACCATCGAGCGCCTCGTGCGCTCGAGCAGAGTGGTGCGCCCACTCGTCTCCCGCTTCATGCCGGGTGAGACGATCGCGGACGCGCTGCGGGCCGCCCGGACCCTGCGGGCGGAAGGCACGCCGTCCATCATCACCTACCTCGGCGAGAACGTCGCCTCCGAAGCGGCGGCTGATGCGACAGTCGCGGAATACGAGCGGCTGCTCGCAGCGCTCGCGGCGCGGGGCGCGGACGCCCACGTTTCCATCAAGCTTACGCAGTTCGGCTGGGATCTCGACCGGCCGCGCGCGCTCGATCGCGTGCGCGCGGTGGCGCGGATGGCGCAGGCGGGTGGGACGACGCTCGCCATAGACATGGAATCTTCCGCATACGTGGACTCGACCGTGGAAGCGTACGAGACACTCGCTCGCGAATTCGCCTGCGCCGCGCTCTGCCTCCAGGCATACCTGCATCGCACGCCCGCGGACGTACGCCGGCTGCTCGCCGTGCGGCCATATGTCCGCCTGGTGAAGGGAGCGTACCGCGAGCCCGCGAGCGTGGCGCTCCAGCGGCGGGAGGACGTGAGCGCCCGCTTCCGCGAGCTGGCGCGTGAGCTGCTCGGCCACGCCGGTGACGGCGTGCGCGTCGCGTTCGGCACGCACGATCTCGAATTGCTGCGACGGTTGCGGGACGACGCGCGCGAGCTGGCAGTTCCGCCTTCGGCGTACGAGATCCAGATGCTGTACGGGATCAACAGCGAGGCCCGTCGCGCGCTCGCCGCCGAAGGCGAGCGGGTGCGCGTGCTGATCAGCTACGGCGCGGCGTGGTATCCATGGTTCATGCGGCGCCTCGCCGAAAACCCGGCCAACCTGCTGCACGTCGTGCGCGGCTTCGGCCGGCGGTCGGCCCGCCCGTCACCCGCGACATGA
- a CDS encoding metal-dependent hydrolase, with the protein MDPITHTMTGAVLARAGLDRRGTLPLAATTLILAANAPDIDILAMYAGSYAGLAFRRGWTHGPIALVLLPLALTGVMLAWDRLVRRRGERGASLTPLDARATLLIAFIGVVSHPALDWLNTYGIRLLMPFSGRWFYGDAVFIIDPWLWLLLAAALVPWRRTRGRVRIFGAAAAVYVAAMIGASMAAESMARRAAEAAGITGIEEVMYQPAPAQPHRGSVIVATGEAYTLGGFAWIAPPRSRVTFRDSIPRGDWTESEVREAMTDQRVRDFLVWSRFPYVRVERASGGTAVFFGDARFVDVPAGSLQGVRVVLSR; encoded by the coding sequence ATGGATCCCATCACGCACACGATGACCGGCGCCGTGCTGGCGCGCGCCGGCCTCGACCGCCGCGGCACGCTTCCACTCGCCGCTACCACGCTCATCCTCGCGGCCAACGCGCCCGACATCGACATCCTCGCGATGTACGCCGGCTCGTACGCCGGACTCGCGTTCCGCCGCGGATGGACGCACGGACCGATCGCGCTGGTGCTGCTCCCGCTCGCGCTCACAGGAGTGATGCTCGCCTGGGACCGGTTGGTCAGACGGCGCGGAGAGCGCGGAGCGTCACTCACGCCGCTCGATGCCCGCGCGACGCTGCTCATCGCGTTTATCGGAGTTGTGAGCCACCCGGCGCTCGACTGGCTCAACACGTACGGCATCCGGCTGCTGATGCCGTTCAGTGGGAGGTGGTTCTACGGCGACGCGGTGTTCATCATCGACCCGTGGCTCTGGCTGCTGCTCGCCGCCGCGCTCGTCCCCTGGCGCCGCACGCGCGGCCGAGTGCGGATCTTCGGGGCGGCCGCGGCCGTGTATGTGGCCGCGATGATCGGCGCGAGCATGGCCGCGGAGTCCATGGCGCGGCGCGCGGCCGAGGCCGCTGGCATCACCGGCATCGAGGAAGTGATGTACCAGCCCGCGCCGGCGCAGCCGCATCGCGGAAGCGTGATCGTCGCGACGGGTGAAGCGTACACCCTCGGCGGTTTCGCCTGGATCGCGCCGCCGCGGAGCCGCGTGACGTTCCGCGATTCGATCCCGCGCGGGGACTGGACGGAGAGCGAGGTCCGCGAAGCCATGACGGATCAGCGGGTGCGCGACTTTCTCGTCTGGTCGCGCTTTCCATACGTAAGGGTCGAGCGCGCATCCGGCGGCACCGCCGTATTCTTCGGCGACGCGCGCTTCGTGGACGTTCCTGCCGGCTCGCTGCAAGGCGTTCGCGTCGTGCTCAGCCGATGA
- a CDS encoding TonB-dependent receptor plug domain-containing protein, whose amino-acid sequence MSSASRLFTLPLAVLAGLTAACAAGNTQRDPSGRATVTSEDLQNPNEPIEVTLQKKVPGLVVTRTAEGEIALEIRGGSSFRGADSPPLWILDGQPFHPGPNGALSGVNPQSIESIRILRSAEAGLYGVEGANGVILITTKRAAKAKP is encoded by the coding sequence ATGAGTTCCGCTTCACGGCTATTCACGCTCCCGCTCGCCGTACTTGCGGGACTCACCGCCGCCTGCGCCGCCGGCAATACCCAGCGCGATCCTTCGGGCCGCGCGACGGTCACGAGCGAGGACCTGCAGAACCCGAATGAGCCGATCGAGGTCACGCTGCAGAAGAAGGTCCCCGGGCTCGTGGTCACGCGGACCGCCGAGGGAGAGATCGCCCTGGAGATCCGCGGCGGCTCATCGTTCCGCGGCGCCGACTCGCCACCGCTCTGGATACTTGACGGCCAGCCCTTCCATCCGGGGCCGAACGGCGCGCTTTCCGGCGTCAACCCGCAGAGTATCGAGTCGATCAGAATCCTGCGGAGCGCCGAGGCAGGGCTGTACGGCGTTGAGGGCGCAAACGGGGTAATCCTCATAACGACCAAGAGGGCGGCCAAAGCGAAGCCCTGA
- a CDS encoding helix-turn-helix transcriptional regulator, with product MRVTKAKERRLERGNRGKVDETDYFVGSGNVYEDLGFADAEERFAKLKLAAQINEIIEENGWTQKTAALRLGTKQPEISNLSRGRLRSITYDRLVDWLITLGYSVEIKVERSKKPHVEVAIAV from the coding sequence ATGAGAGTTACAAAGGCGAAAGAGCGCAGGCTCGAGCGAGGCAATCGAGGCAAGGTCGACGAGACTGACTACTTCGTAGGCAGCGGAAACGTGTATGAGGATCTTGGCTTCGCTGACGCGGAAGAAAGGTTCGCGAAGCTCAAGCTCGCTGCCCAGATCAATGAGATTATCGAGGAGAACGGTTGGACCCAAAAGACGGCCGCCCTAAGACTCGGCACTAAACAGCCAGAGATCTCGAACCTGAGCAGGGGCAGGCTTAGGAGCATCACCTATGACCGACTAGTAGACTGGCTTATTACGCTAGGATATTCGGTCGAGATCAAAGTCGAACGATCGAAGAAGCCTCACGTCGAAGTTGCGATCGCAGTCTAA
- a CDS encoding type II toxin-antitoxin system RelE/ParE family toxin, with protein sequence MEKPLVWMGQTLKDLRKMPEAVKDEFGYALGVAQRGGVAASARPMKANLRDVIEVVTDEDGDTYRAMYTTRLEGRVYVLDVFQKKAKSGRGTPKADLDRIALRLTAARKLHRDNPP encoded by the coding sequence ATGGAGAAGCCGCTCGTGTGGATGGGTCAGACTCTCAAGGATCTACGCAAGATGCCAGAGGCAGTGAAGGACGAGTTCGGGTACGCGCTTGGAGTGGCGCAGCGTGGCGGCGTGGCCGCCTCGGCGAGGCCAATGAAGGCAAACCTTCGCGACGTTATAGAAGTCGTGACTGATGAGGACGGGGACACGTACCGCGCGATGTACACGACGAGGCTTGAGGGAAGGGTCTATGTGCTCGACGTTTTTCAAAAGAAAGCCAAGTCAGGCCGCGGAACTCCGAAGGCCGACCTGGACCGAATCGCGCTCAGATTGACAGCTGCTAGAAAGCTGCATCGAGACAACCCGCCATAG
- a CDS encoding co-chaperone GroES, which yields MATKTATATKVSPLADRVVVRPLEETETMRGGLFIPDTAKEKPQQGEILAVGPGRFEEGKRVPMEVKAGDRVLYGKYSGSEVTIDGETVLILRESDVLAVIS from the coding sequence ATGGCAACCAAAACCGCCACAGCCACGAAGGTCAGCCCGCTGGCCGATCGTGTAGTCGTCCGTCCGCTCGAAGAGACCGAAACCATGCGCGGCGGCCTCTTCATCCCCGACACCGCCAAGGAAAAGCCGCAGCAGGGCGAGATCCTCGCCGTCGGCCCCGGCCGCTTCGAGGAAGGCAAGCGTGTCCCCATGGAGGTCAAAGCGGGCGACCGCGTCCTCTACGGCAAGTACAGCGGCTCCGAAGTCACCATCGACGGCGAGACGGTTCTGATTCTGCGTGAATCGGACGTGCTCGCGGTCATCAGCTAA
- the groL gene encoding chaperonin GroEL (60 kDa chaperone family; promotes refolding of misfolded polypeptides especially under stressful conditions; forms two stacked rings of heptamers to form a barrel-shaped 14mer; ends can be capped by GroES; misfolded proteins enter the barrel where they are refolded when GroES binds) — protein MAAKELHFNTEARAALKRGVDQLAEAVKVTLGPKGRNVVIDKKFGAPTVTKDGVTVAKEIELSDALENMGAQMVKEVATKTSDLAGDGTTTATVLAQAIFREGLKNVTAGVNPMALKRGIDKAVTAVVDELKKISVPTKGKKEIAQVGSISANNDKEIGDLIAEAMEKVGKDGVITVEEAKGLETTLETVDGMQFDRGYLSPYFVTDPDKMEAILEDALILIHDKKISSMKDLLPILEKVAQLGKPLLIVAEDVEGEALATLVVNKLRGTLRVCAVKAPGFGDRRKAMLQDVAVLTNGQVISEEVGFKLENAVVTDLGTAKRIVVDKDNTTLIDGGGDSEKIQGRVKEIRTTIEKSTSDYDKEKLQERLAKLAGGVAVINVGAATESEMKEKKARVEDALHATRAAVEEGIVPGGGVAFIRAQGVLKALKLEDSDEQIGVEIVRKAIEEPMRIIVANAGGEGSIVVEKVRASKVAAYGYNAQTDEYEDLVQAGVIDPTKVTRTALQNAASIAGLLLTTEALIVEKKEERGSAPAMPGGGGMGGMY, from the coding sequence ATGGCAGCCAAAGAACTTCATTTCAACACCGAAGCGCGCGCGGCCCTCAAGCGCGGCGTGGATCAGCTGGCCGAAGCGGTGAAGGTCACCCTCGGACCGAAGGGCAGGAACGTCGTCATCGACAAGAAGTTCGGTGCGCCGACCGTCACCAAGGACGGCGTCACCGTCGCGAAGGAGATCGAGCTCTCGGATGCGCTCGAGAACATGGGCGCGCAGATGGTGAAGGAGGTCGCGACCAAGACGTCCGATCTCGCCGGCGACGGCACCACCACCGCCACCGTGCTCGCGCAGGCGATCTTCCGCGAAGGCCTCAAGAACGTCACGGCCGGCGTCAACCCGATGGCGCTCAAGCGCGGCATCGACAAGGCCGTCACCGCGGTCGTCGACGAGCTCAAGAAGATCAGCGTCCCCACCAAGGGCAAGAAGGAGATCGCCCAGGTCGGATCCATCTCCGCCAACAACGACAAGGAGATCGGTGATCTGATCGCCGAGGCGATGGAGAAGGTCGGCAAGGACGGCGTCATCACGGTCGAGGAGGCGAAGGGCCTCGAGACAACGCTGGAGACGGTCGACGGAATGCAGTTCGACCGCGGCTACCTCTCGCCGTACTTCGTGACGGACCCGGACAAGATGGAAGCGATCCTCGAGGACGCGCTCATCCTGATCCACGACAAGAAGATCTCCTCGATGAAGGATCTGCTCCCGATCCTGGAGAAGGTCGCGCAGCTGGGCAAGCCGCTGCTCATCGTCGCCGAGGACGTCGAGGGCGAGGCGCTCGCGACGCTGGTCGTGAACAAGCTCCGCGGCACGCTGCGCGTCTGCGCGGTCAAGGCCCCGGGCTTCGGTGACCGCCGCAAGGCGATGCTGCAGGACGTCGCCGTGCTCACGAACGGACAGGTAATCTCCGAGGAAGTCGGCTTCAAGCTGGAGAACGCGGTCGTCACCGACCTCGGCACGGCCAAGCGCATTGTCGTGGACAAGGACAACACGACGCTGATCGACGGCGGCGGCGACTCGGAGAAGATCCAGGGTCGCGTGAAGGAGATCCGCACGACGATCGAGAAGTCGACGTCGGACTACGACAAGGAGAAGCTCCAGGAGCGGCTGGCGAAGCTCGCGGGCGGTGTGGCCGTGATCAACGTCGGCGCGGCGACCGAGAGCGAGATGAAGGAGAAGAAGGCGCGAGTCGAGGACGCGCTGCACGCGACGCGCGCGGCGGTCGAGGAAGGAATCGTCCCCGGCGGCGGCGTGGCTTTCATCCGCGCGCAGGGCGTGCTCAAGGCGCTGAAGCTGGAAGATTCCGACGAGCAGATCGGCGTCGAGATCGTCCGCAAGGCGATCGAGGAGCCGATGCGCATCATCGTCGCGAACGCGGGCGGTGAAGGGTCGATCGTGGTCGAGAAGGTGCGCGCCTCGAAGGTCGCCGCCTACGGCTACAACGCGCAGACCGACGAGTACGAGGATCTGGTTCAGGCCGGCGTCATCGACCCGACCAAGGTCACGCGTACCGCGCTGCAGAACGCCGCTTCCATCGCGGGCCTGCTGCTCACGACTGAAGCGCTGATCGTGGAGAAGAAGGAAGAGAGGGGCTCCGCTCCGGCGATGCCGGGCGGCGGTGGCATGGGCGGCATGTACTAA